In Aegilops tauschii subsp. strangulata cultivar AL8/78 chromosome 3, Aet v6.0, whole genome shotgun sequence, one genomic interval encodes:
- the LOC109775236 gene encoding uncharacterized protein, giving the protein MAAEGAELGSPAPAQPPAPKRRKIEPSRRSRPPQTAVDKDKVAASSNSSVSGTPLARVDLNKVREAKIFAVLQAQHEGCLGSFKSFDSLFGNYLVPVTPSDEFFEQIAKK; this is encoded by the exons ATGGCGGCGGAGGGAGCGGAACTTGGTTCCCCGGCGCCGGCGCAGCCGCCGGCACCGAAGCGGCGGAAGATCGAACCGTCTCGGAG GAGCAGACCACCTCAAACTGCTGTTGATAAGGACAAAGTGGCGGCATCATCCAATTCATCG GTTTCAGGTACACCGCTAGCAAGAGTGGATCTCAACAAAGTTAGAGAGGCAAAGATATTTGCTGTCCTTCAAGCACAGCACGAGGGATGCCTGGGAAGCTTCAAAAGCTTTGATTCTCTGTTTGGAAATTATCTTGTTCCTGTTACCCCAAGTGATGAATTCTTCGAGCAAATTGCAAAGAAGTGA
- the LOC109775221 gene encoding hexokinase-6, which produces MAKGAVAGTAVVVCAAAAAAAAVGVAVVVSRRRRRTRDAEASRRKKMADVIEELEQTLATPTPLLRGIADAMVEEMERGLRADPHAPLKMLISYVDNLPTGDEHGLFYALDLGGTNFRVLRVQLGGKEKRAVQQYEEVPIPPHLMVGTSTELFDFIAAELERFVETEGDDFHLPEGRHRELGFTFSFPVHQTSISSGTLVKWTKGFCINGTVGEDVVAELSSAMERQGLDMKVTALVNDTVGTLAGGIYADNDVVAAVILGTGTNAAYVEHVDAIPKWKGPLPRSGNMVINMEWGNFKSDKLPRSDYDIALDFESLNPGEQMYEKMISGMYLGEVVRRILLRLAHDASLFGDVVPSKLEKLFVLRTPDMSAMHHDTSHDLKHLGAKLKDILGVADTSLEARYITLHVCDKVAERGARLAAAGIYGIVKKLGRDRAPTDGSPKQRTVVAIDGGLYEHYKKFSSRVEATVAELLGEAAASSVVVKMANDGSGIGAALLAASHSQYNVVE; this is translated from the exons ATGGCGAAGGGGGCGGTCGCGGGGACGGCGGTGGTGGTGTGCGCCGCGGccgcggctgcggcggcggtcggggtggcggtggtggtgtcgcggaggaggaggaggacgcgggACGCGGAGGCGAGCAGGCGGAAGAAGATGGCCGACGTCATCGAGGAGCTGGAGCAGACGTTGGCGACGCCGACGCCGCTGCTGCGCGGCATCGCGGACGCCATGGTGGAGGAGATGGAGCGCGGGCTGCGCGCCGACCCCCACGCGCCGCTCAAGATGCTCATCAGCTACGTCGACAATCTGCCCACCGG GGATGAGCATGGGCTGTTTTATGCACTGGATCTTGGTGGGACCAACTTTCGTGTTCTACGGGTTCAGCTTGGAGGAAAGGAGAAACGTGCTGTCCAACAATATGAAGAGGTGCCCATTCCACCTCATCTGATGGTTGGGACTTCCACC GAACTATTTGATTTCATTGCGGCTGAGCTAGAAAGATTTGTTGAGACTGAAGGAGACGATTTCCACTTGCCTGAGGGCAGGCATAGGGAACTGGGTTTCACCTTTTCTTTCCCAGTACACCAAACATCGATATCGTCAGGCACCCTCGTTAAGTGGACAAAAGGATTTTGCATCAATGGCACG GTTGGGGAAGATGTGGTGGCTGAATTGAGCAGTGCTATGGAGAGGCAGGGGCTTGATATGAAAGTTACAGCTTTG GTTAATGATACTGTGGGCACGTTGGCTGGTGGGATATATGCTGATAATGATGTCGTCGCTGCTGTAATATTGGGCACTGGGACAAATGCAGCGTATGTTGAGCATGTAGATGCAATTCCAAAATGGAAGGGACCACTACCTAGATCAGGAAACATG GTCATCAACATGGAATGGGGGAACTTTAAGTCAGACAAGCTTCCCCGTTCTGACTACGATATTGCCTTGGATTTTGAAAGTTTGAACCCCGGCGAGCAG ATGTATGAGAAGATGATTTCGGGCATGTATCTTGGAGAGGTTGTGCGAAGGATCTTGCTTAGGCTGGCTCATGATGCTTCCTTATTTGGTGATGTTGTTCCATCAAAATTGGAGAAACTATTTGTACTGAG GACGCCGGATATGTCAGCCATGCATCATGACACCTCACATGATCTCAAGCACCTTGGTGCTAAGCTGAAGGATATCCTGGGG GTTGCCGATACTTCGCTGGAAGCAAGATACATAACCCTTCACGTCTGCGACAAGGTCGCGGAGAGAGGCGCGCGCCTGGCTGCTGCCGGCATATACGGCATCGTGAAGAAGCTGGGCAGGGACAGAGCGCCGACTGACGGCAGTCCGAAGCAAAGGACCGTCGTCGCCATAGATGGAGGCCTCTACGAGCACTACAAGAAGTTCAGCTCCCGCGTCGAAGCGACGGTCGCGGAGCTGCTCGGTGAGGCGGCAGCCTCGTCGGTCGTCGTCAAGATGGCCAACGACGGCTCCGGCATCGGTGCCGCCCTTCTCGCGGCCTCACATTCCCAGTACAATGTCGTCGAGTAG
- the LOC109775228 gene encoding LRR receptor-like serine/threonine-protein kinase HSL2, with protein MTSFQTNLGFGEADILRAITDENLIGSGGSGRVYRVALPAYTNRYNGKAGAVAVKKIGSAGKVEERLEREFESEAGILGGVRHKNIVSLLCCLSHADSGDKLLVYDHMDNGSLDGWLHRHALPHGAGHSASSGEGDLDWPTRIRVAVGAAQGLCYMHHECSPPIVHRNVKTSNILLDSEFRTKVADFGLATMLVQAGTPDTRSFGYMAPGKEPNHPWSSLVSS; from the coding sequence ATGACGTCTTTCCAAACCAATCTGGGGTTCGGGGAGGCAGACATACTCCGGGCGATTACCGATGAGAATCTCATCGGCAGCGGCGGGTCGGGACGCGTGTACCGCGTCGCGTTACCCGCGTACACCAACCGGTACAACGGCAAGGCCGGCGCCGTGGCTGTGAAGAAAATAGGGAGCGCCGGGAAGGTGGAAGAGAGGCTGGAGCGCGAGTTCGAGTCGGAGGCCGGCATCCTCGGCGGCGTCCGGCACAAGAACATCGTCAGTCTCCTGTGCTGCCTCTCCCACGCCGACTCCGGCGACAAGCTCCTCGTGTACGACCACATGGACAACGGCAGCCTCGACGGGTGGCTCCACAGGCACGCTCTCCCCCACGGCGCCGGGCACTCCGCGTCGTCCGGCGAGGGTGATTTGGACTGGCCCACGAGGATCAGAGTCGCCGTGGGCGCCGCGCAGGGGCTCTGCTACATGCACCACGAGTGCTCCCCGCCCATCGTTCACCGGAACGTCAAGACCAGCAACATCTTGCTGGACTCCGAGTTCCGAACCAAGGTCGCAGACTTCGGGCTGGCCACGATGCTGGTGCAGGCCGGCACGCCCGACACCAGGTCGTTCGGCTACATGGCTCCAGGTAAGGAACCAAACCATCCCTGGTCGTCACTCGTCAGTAGCTAG